The window GCGGTTCAAACCCCGGACGCGCCCTACAACTTTCCACCACTGACGCTCGTCGGGCTGCGGCTTGGCACGGCGGCGCTGTTGCTGTACATTGTTTTGAAGCAGCAGGGCCGCATCTTCCCGTGGTCGCGCTGGTCCGAGCTGGCGGTGCTCGGCCTGTTGAATGCGTCGATCCCCTACTTCCTCTTCTCGTGGAGCGGAAAGTATGTCGATAGCAATCTGATCTCGATCTACAACGCGACAACGCCGTTGTTTACGGTAATTCTGATCTGGCTGTTTGTGCGTGAGGAGCGGCTGTCGGCGCTGCGCTCGCTGGGTATCGTGATCGGCTTTTTGGGCATTGTTTATCTCTTTTCCGAAAATCTCAGCGGCGCGCAGAGCCTGAGCAAGCGCTACGCGCCCGGCGAGATCGCCTGTGTCACCGCCGCCTTTTGCTATGGCCTGAGCAACACCTGGGCACGGCGGCGGCTCAAGGATATGCACTCGCTCCAGCTTGCGACCGGCCAGATGTTGTTCGGAGCGCTCTGGACGATCCCGGTGATCGTCGTGGTCGAGC is drawn from Herpetosiphonaceae bacterium and contains these coding sequences:
- a CDS encoding DMT family transporter — encoded protein: AVQTPDAPYNFPPLTLVGLRLGTAALLLYIVLKQQGRIFPWSRWSELAVLGLLNASIPYFLFSWSGKYVDSNLISIYNATTPLFTVILIWLFVREERLSALRSLGIVIGFLGIVYLFSENLSGAQSLSKRYAPGEIACVTAAFCYGLSNTWARRRLKDMHSLQLATGQMLFGALWTIPVIVVVEQPWHTLAPSASALGALATLSILGTALAILMYFQLMTQVGATRTAQVTYLLPITGLMWSRVLGEPITPRIVGALVIVLLGVLIVNGGADRLFRRKEKEAVVPAVPPVQQR